In one Mycobacterium sp. NBC_00419 genomic region, the following are encoded:
- a CDS encoding aldo/keto reductase has protein sequence MTTDIPGRQCGTTCLPGSGLTISRIGLGFAHAHLLDPATRVALINRALDLGITHFDTARFYSDGLSEKALGQTLAGRRSSVTITTKFGLLPTPLIASLGPAAMPARKVRSLLNKLRLVPYPRRSYTPEVMRKALHASLRALNTDYIDIYHLHEPLEDSQISDDVIAELQKAKASGSIRAIGVSGLAGNVDGIVERYRDAIDVIQTDESSWGSRPWVPDITHSLFADAVRAAPGGTLPSESVRRILTEALGRRPQGAVIVQTSSTARLAQLVEFANG, from the coding sequence GTGACTACTGACATCCCCGGCCGGCAATGCGGCACGACGTGTTTGCCTGGGTCAGGGCTCACCATTTCACGCATCGGGCTTGGATTCGCGCACGCTCACCTGCTGGATCCGGCCACCCGGGTAGCCCTCATCAACCGAGCGCTGGACCTCGGGATCACCCACTTCGACACCGCACGGTTCTATAGCGACGGGCTCTCCGAGAAGGCCCTCGGACAGACCCTGGCGGGACGGCGATCGTCGGTCACGATCACCACCAAGTTCGGCCTTCTGCCCACACCGCTGATCGCGTCGCTGGGCCCGGCCGCCATGCCGGCCCGGAAGGTGCGCTCACTGCTGAACAAACTTCGGCTGGTTCCTTACCCGCGGCGTTCGTATACGCCAGAGGTGATGCGCAAGGCGTTGCACGCCTCGCTGCGTGCGCTGAACACCGACTACATCGACATCTATCACCTCCATGAACCGCTGGAAGACAGCCAGATTTCCGATGATGTGATCGCCGAACTGCAAAAAGCGAAGGCCTCCGGGTCGATTCGGGCCATCGGTGTCTCGGGCCTCGCCGGAAACGTCGATGGGATTGTCGAGCGGTACCGCGACGCGATCGACGTCATCCAGACCGACGAGTCCAGCTGGGGGAGCCGGCCGTGGGTGCCCGACATCACGCACAGCCTGTTCGCTGACGCGGTGCGGGCCGCCCCCGGTGGCACGCTGCCGAGTGAATCGGTCCGCCGCATCCTCACCGAGGCGCTCGGCCGTCGACCGCAGGGCGCGGTGATCGTCCAAACCAGCAGCACCGCTCGGTTGGCGCAGCTCGTAGAGTTTGCAAACGGATAA
- a CDS encoding GMC family oxidoreductase — MAIHTLADVAAPVTSVSATVCVVGAGVAGLVAAARLASDPRVRVVVIESGVDGIADAATQALDLIDNPAGNYEGNLRDRRLGGTSASWDGKLLPISRSDTSERPWVSQQPWPFDVAELDRYTDDLEKMMGVDSASYEEDAAPLLDPDRLLPRNDSEFVQRWPKRPSPADLNTADVLREQITSWPNIDIWLGATASTFDFDGNDRLTSIVAVDHFGHSLTVTADEFLIAAGALESTRLLLVADRQSGGVITRESDALGRYFNDHFGLNVATVRPKNWRRANAAFADRWTLGASRHLHFELRPTVQQESRTASAYFDFGVTLPDSSALTQIRSALDSARGRRPAAVANLLRYGLAGIPDLARTAWGRYGIKKKYWPSDAVVEVKVWIEQLPEWNNRLVLSDTADALGQPRLRCELTKTDADESTLRQAVVKIRGFWNRHLSDIADLEWIPEVDDPNVRLVDLAVQLAHPAGATRMGTDPGSSVVDTSLRVHAVPNLAIASSSVFPTSGSANPTFMIIQLAMRAADALAQRIQSGRAVHNSRPGE, encoded by the coding sequence ATGGCGATTCACACGCTGGCCGATGTGGCCGCCCCTGTCACCTCAGTGTCTGCCACCGTGTGCGTGGTTGGTGCCGGGGTCGCCGGGCTCGTGGCGGCGGCGCGTCTGGCCAGCGACCCGCGTGTGCGGGTGGTGGTCATCGAAAGCGGCGTTGACGGGATCGCCGATGCGGCCACGCAAGCGCTGGACCTGATCGACAACCCGGCCGGCAACTATGAGGGGAACCTCCGCGACCGCCGCCTCGGGGGCACCTCCGCCAGCTGGGACGGCAAACTTCTGCCGATCTCGCGAAGCGACACCTCCGAGCGGCCGTGGGTGTCACAGCAGCCATGGCCTTTCGATGTCGCAGAACTCGACCGCTATACCGACGACCTGGAAAAGATGATGGGCGTCGACTCGGCCTCCTATGAGGAGGACGCAGCGCCGCTGCTCGATCCCGATCGGCTCCTACCCCGAAACGATTCGGAATTCGTGCAACGGTGGCCCAAACGTCCCAGCCCCGCCGACCTCAATACTGCAGACGTCCTGCGCGAGCAGATCACGTCATGGCCGAACATCGATATCTGGCTGGGTGCCACCGCGTCCACGTTCGACTTCGACGGAAATGATCGGCTCACCAGCATCGTGGCGGTGGACCACTTCGGGCACTCGCTGACCGTGACCGCAGATGAGTTCCTGATTGCAGCCGGTGCACTCGAATCCACGCGGCTGTTGCTCGTGGCTGATCGCCAATCAGGTGGGGTGATCACCCGTGAGAGCGACGCTCTCGGGCGTTATTTCAACGATCATTTCGGTCTCAACGTTGCCACCGTGCGTCCGAAGAACTGGCGTCGGGCCAACGCTGCTTTCGCCGATCGGTGGACCCTGGGAGCGAGCCGGCATCTTCACTTCGAACTCCGTCCGACCGTCCAACAGGAATCCCGTACTGCCAGCGCCTACTTCGACTTCGGCGTCACACTGCCCGATTCCTCAGCGCTGACCCAGATCAGATCGGCGCTGGACTCAGCCAGGGGCCGTCGGCCCGCTGCGGTGGCCAACCTGCTTCGCTATGGTCTTGCCGGTATCCCTGACCTGGCGCGGACTGCGTGGGGGCGGTACGGAATCAAGAAGAAGTACTGGCCGTCCGACGCGGTCGTCGAAGTGAAGGTGTGGATCGAGCAACTGCCCGAGTGGAATAACCGGCTGGTGTTGTCGGACACTGCCGATGCACTCGGCCAACCTCGCCTGCGCTGTGAACTCACCAAGACCGACGCGGATGAGAGCACGCTGCGTCAGGCGGTCGTGAAGATCCGCGGGTTCTGGAATCGCCACCTGAGCGATATCGCGGACCTGGAATGGATTCCTGAGGTCGACGACCCGAATGTCCGCCTCGTCGACCTGGCTGTCCAACTCGCCCACCCTGCAGGGGCTACCCGGATGGGTACCGATCCCGGTTCTTCGGTTGTCGATACCTCGCTCCGTGTGCACGCGGTGCCCAACCTCGCTATTGCGAGTTCCTCGGTCTTTCCCACCTCAGGCAGTGCGAACCCGACCTTCATGATCATCCAACTTGCCATGCGCGCCGCCGATGCGCTGGCACAGCGGATCCAGTCCGGCCGCGCAGTGCACAACTCGAGGCCGGGTGAATGA
- a CDS encoding glycosyltransferase, producing MNSAPTIAIVHERLTEFAGSEQVVEQLAAEWPSARIHVPIAAPGSDRGALQGRAAVTPVDRVHRLIGRRSHAVLLPLFIPAFKHMDFGDVDAVVISHHCAALSAVHATDRPTVAYVHSPARWAWDPAMREGEASGFAGRTALTGLAALIRRAEAQAAPKVTQIVANSSEVAERIRRWWGRDSAVVHPPVDTDLYTPDDTVEREDFFLLAGRLVPYKRPDLAVAAAKAAGVRLVVAGEGRMLAACQAVAGPETTFLGRVSDQEMLDLQRRARALLMPGIEDFGIVPVESMACGTPVIATGAGGALDSVVPGVSGQLVAPGSDTELVAGFADALRTFESTQFDGKQVRKHAEQFSHARFREQMRAIVESVV from the coding sequence GTGAACAGCGCACCGACGATCGCGATCGTCCACGAGCGCCTGACCGAGTTTGCCGGATCCGAACAGGTCGTCGAACAGCTCGCCGCCGAATGGCCGTCCGCGCGGATTCATGTACCGATCGCCGCCCCGGGTTCCGACCGGGGTGCGCTGCAGGGCCGTGCAGCGGTCACTCCGGTCGATCGGGTGCACCGGCTCATCGGCCGCCGATCCCACGCCGTGCTTTTGCCTTTGTTCATCCCGGCCTTCAAGCACATGGACTTCGGTGACGTCGACGCCGTCGTCATCAGTCACCATTGCGCCGCCCTGTCCGCCGTCCACGCCACCGACCGGCCGACGGTGGCCTACGTGCATTCGCCTGCCCGCTGGGCGTGGGACCCTGCGATGCGAGAAGGTGAGGCGTCGGGGTTCGCTGGGCGCACGGCACTGACGGGATTAGCCGCCCTGATCCGCCGCGCAGAAGCCCAGGCTGCACCGAAGGTCACCCAGATCGTGGCGAACTCGTCTGAGGTCGCGGAGCGGATCCGCCGGTGGTGGGGACGCGACTCAGCGGTGGTGCATCCGCCCGTCGACACCGACCTGTACACCCCCGACGACACCGTCGAGCGCGAGGATTTCTTTCTGCTGGCGGGCCGGTTGGTGCCCTACAAGCGGCCTGATCTGGCCGTCGCCGCAGCCAAGGCGGCCGGGGTTCGGCTGGTGGTCGCCGGCGAGGGCCGGATGCTGGCGGCGTGCCAGGCTGTCGCCGGACCGGAGACGACGTTCCTGGGCCGGGTGTCCGATCAGGAGATGCTCGACCTGCAGCGGCGGGCCCGCGCTCTGCTCATGCCGGGCATCGAGGACTTCGGCATCGTGCCGGTGGAGTCGATGGCGTGCGGCACCCCGGTGATCGCCACGGGGGCGGGCGGCGCGCTGGACTCGGTGGTGCCGGGTGTGAGCGGCCAGTTGGTCGCACCGGGGTCGGACACCGAGCTCGTCGCCGGCTTCGCCGACGCGCTGCGCACCTTCGAGAGCACCCAGTTCGACGGCAAGCAGGTGCGCAAGCATGCCGAGCAGTTCTCGCATGCCCGGTTCCGCGAGCAGATGCGCGCGATCGTCGAGTCGGTGGTGTGA
- a CDS encoding glycosyltransferase family 4 protein, which yields MPSAHINGKWLGQPFTGVQRYSEELARHVVADDGIDFVLHVPKGARTPSWAVAPNITVRRAPLAGVAFEQLYLPFATAGRLLLNFGGMAPLLKRRQFVTFHDATPFRFPETYRKAFVAFYLLAYLILARTARRLMTVSEFSKGELSEVLRVKPSRFLVVGCAADSLTGVPASQPDLPWRPGTYLLVGTLARHKNVVAPAAALAGSGRHVVVVGAGGDSRVYAGIAADLADNVVVAQRLTDAELRWLYEHAAALVFPSFYEGFGLPVLEAQTLGCPVIASDRASIPEVGGDGALYFDPQQTSALLRHADLLEGDSSAADKLVDVGHRNASRYSWAASANRVVAAIRSMAG from the coding sequence ATGCCCTCGGCTCATATCAACGGCAAGTGGCTGGGGCAGCCCTTCACCGGCGTGCAGCGCTACTCCGAGGAATTGGCCCGCCACGTGGTCGCCGACGACGGCATCGACTTCGTGTTGCACGTCCCCAAAGGTGCCCGGACTCCGTCCTGGGCCGTCGCCCCGAACATCACCGTGCGGCGCGCTCCGCTGGCGGGGGTGGCCTTCGAGCAGCTCTACCTACCGTTCGCCACCGCGGGACGCCTGCTGCTCAACTTCGGTGGCATGGCGCCGTTGCTCAAGAGGCGCCAGTTCGTGACGTTCCACGACGCCACCCCGTTCCGCTTCCCGGAGACCTACCGCAAGGCCTTCGTCGCCTTCTACCTGCTGGCCTACCTGATATTGGCCCGCACCGCCCGCCGGCTGATGACCGTCTCGGAGTTCAGCAAGGGGGAGCTGTCCGAGGTGCTGCGGGTCAAGCCGTCGCGATTCCTGGTGGTGGGGTGCGCCGCCGACTCGCTGACCGGCGTGCCCGCCAGCCAGCCCGATCTGCCCTGGCGTCCGGGCACCTACCTGCTCGTCGGCACCCTGGCCCGGCACAAGAACGTGGTTGCCCCGGCCGCGGCGCTGGCCGGCTCGGGGCGCCACGTGGTGGTCGTCGGCGCGGGCGGCGACAGCCGCGTGTACGCCGGCATCGCCGCCGACCTCGCCGACAATGTCGTCGTCGCCCAGCGGCTGACCGACGCCGAACTGCGCTGGCTCTACGAGCACGCCGCCGCGTTGGTCTTCCCGTCGTTCTACGAGGGCTTCGGCCTGCCGGTGCTGGAAGCGCAGACCCTCGGGTGCCCGGTGATCGCCTCCGACCGGGCCTCGATCCCCGAAGTCGGGGGGGACGGCGCGCTGTACTTCGACCCGCAGCAGACCTCGGCCTTGCTGCGGCACGCCGATCTCTTGGAGGGCGACTCCTCGGCGGCGGACAAACTCGTCGACGTCGGTCACCGCAACGCCTCCCGCTACTCCTGGGCCGCGTCCGCGAACCGCGTTGTGGCGGCGATTCGTAGCATGGCGGGATGA
- a CDS encoding right-handed parallel beta-helix repeat-containing protein: MSLTRIGLAFVAACGLLVGCQSTAAPAQSAPVADETAALQQRLDSLQPGQTLTLDRRIYGHGGVLKISVPGVTIDGHGATLQALNDETSSVQVVADNVTVRNLTLTAPTEGKRWGTPNQQKLAVLGTQGVTLDDITVNGSAAAGVFVHGAHNFKLSDIRVANTRADGVHVTGGATDGTLTRITTAGTGDDGVAVVSYGGEPPCQHITITGPVVNGTTNGRGLAVVGGEHISARNISVNDTAAAGIYVATEGDPYNTGSVDDVSISDGTVTAANHDTSTVNGAILVYSGRDGTSLTNVRLSGLSVTATPESAQRDVGLIVDRGTVSGIAFSGLRLDTSAVAPFVTNAPPEAFTTTDWTQDGNPLSVG; encoded by the coding sequence ATGAGCCTCACCAGAATCGGCCTCGCGTTCGTGGCCGCCTGCGGTCTGCTCGTGGGCTGTCAGAGCACCGCCGCGCCCGCCCAGTCCGCACCCGTGGCTGACGAGACCGCGGCGCTGCAGCAGCGCCTCGACAGCCTGCAGCCGGGTCAGACGCTGACGCTGGACCGGCGGATCTACGGTCACGGCGGTGTCCTCAAGATCAGCGTGCCCGGCGTCACCATCGACGGGCACGGCGCCACCCTGCAGGCCCTCAACGACGAGACGTCCTCGGTGCAGGTCGTCGCCGACAACGTGACCGTCCGCAACCTCACCCTGACCGCGCCCACCGAGGGCAAACGCTGGGGCACACCCAATCAGCAGAAGCTCGCCGTGCTGGGCACCCAGGGCGTCACGCTCGACGACATCACCGTCAACGGATCCGCCGCAGCAGGCGTCTTCGTCCACGGTGCGCACAATTTCAAGCTGTCCGACATCCGGGTGGCCAACACCCGCGCCGACGGCGTCCACGTCACCGGGGGAGCCACCGACGGCACCCTGACCCGGATCACCACGGCAGGCACCGGTGACGACGGGGTGGCGGTGGTCTCCTACGGCGGCGAGCCGCCCTGTCAGCACATCACCATCACCGGTCCGGTCGTCAACGGCACCACCAACGGACGCGGGCTGGCTGTCGTGGGCGGTGAGCACATCAGCGCCCGCAACATCAGCGTCAACGACACCGCCGCGGCCGGCATCTACGTGGCCACCGAGGGCGACCCCTACAACACCGGGTCGGTCGACGACGTCAGCATCTCCGACGGCACGGTGACCGCCGCCAACCACGACACCAGCACCGTCAACGGCGCCATCCTGGTCTACAGCGGGCGCGACGGCACGTCGTTGACCAACGTCCGGCTGTCCGGGTTGTCAGTGACGGCGACGCCGGAGTCGGCACAGCGCGATGTCGGGTTGATCGTCGACCGCGGCACCGTGTCCGGTATCGCTTTCAGCGGGCTGCGTCTCGATACGTCAGCGGTCGCACCGTTCGTCACCAACGCGCCGCCCGAGGCGTTCACCACGACGGACTGGACTCAGGACGGTAACCCGCTTAGTGTCGGATAA
- a CDS encoding O-antigen polymerase produces MSKHAAPTTSPQVWFLSPIAVTLVIATAAIVPTALIGDTAFRALWRTPKSITPETLLMFGCGALALAFGALVASTSVQQRPLAVRWPALSGDALELMRRASSLLTGLTVFGYAGFAFLMVRSGLSPGQLFGNSYNSGLSVRDTIGTIPGVTTLTQCGMAAVVVSSILLTQRFTRNELLKILAVVGLSLPRSFLFSERLAVLEVVVPVVVVLCAWLSLSPGPRRASAQLAPAIGLPLVVVVFGVFEYFRSWSYFRTRTNSGFVEFTLERLAGYYTTALNNGHLVLHYLDWPGRWPYDTIEGFWTAPGVEQLGLYTRLTGHPLPYSGKGSAVTPLTIMLSQHGSPEFNNPSGYVAPFIDYGVVGGLILFVVIGLVSGFLYRGFCGASPFGLLLYPVVFTGLLELPRYMYWTQGRTMYTLVALITLAIMLSRSQAKSTALEPYPTLSGLPS; encoded by the coding sequence GTGAGCAAGCACGCCGCGCCCACCACCAGTCCGCAGGTCTGGTTCCTCTCGCCGATCGCGGTGACTCTGGTGATCGCGACGGCGGCCATCGTGCCCACGGCATTGATCGGCGACACCGCATTCCGCGCGTTGTGGCGCACGCCGAAGTCGATCACCCCGGAGACCCTGTTGATGTTCGGATGCGGCGCGTTGGCGCTGGCGTTCGGTGCGCTGGTGGCGTCGACCTCGGTGCAGCAGCGTCCGCTGGCGGTGCGCTGGCCCGCGCTCAGCGGCGACGCTCTGGAACTGATGCGACGCGCGAGCTCGCTGCTGACCGGCCTGACCGTGTTCGGGTATGCGGGATTCGCGTTCCTCATGGTTCGCTCCGGGCTCTCCCCGGGCCAGCTGTTCGGCAACTCCTACAACTCCGGGCTGTCGGTGCGTGACACCATCGGGACGATTCCCGGTGTCACAACGCTGACGCAGTGCGGCATGGCCGCGGTGGTGGTGTCGTCGATTCTGTTGACACAACGGTTCACTCGCAACGAGCTCCTGAAAATCCTTGCAGTCGTCGGCCTTTCACTGCCCCGTTCGTTCCTGTTCTCCGAACGGCTAGCAGTGCTCGAAGTGGTCGTTCCGGTGGTGGTGGTCCTGTGTGCGTGGCTGTCGCTGAGTCCGGGCCCTCGGCGCGCCTCGGCACAGCTTGCCCCGGCCATCGGCCTGCCGTTGGTGGTGGTGGTGTTCGGCGTGTTCGAGTACTTCCGCTCGTGGTCCTACTTCCGCACCCGGACCAACAGCGGTTTCGTGGAGTTCACCCTGGAACGCCTTGCCGGCTACTACACCACCGCGCTGAATAACGGGCATCTGGTGTTGCACTATCTGGATTGGCCCGGCCGGTGGCCATACGACACCATCGAGGGGTTCTGGACCGCACCGGGAGTCGAGCAGTTGGGGCTCTACACCCGGTTGACGGGCCACCCACTGCCGTACTCGGGCAAGGGCTCTGCGGTCACCCCACTGACGATCATGCTCAGCCAGCACGGCAGTCCCGAATTCAACAACCCGTCGGGCTACGTCGCGCCGTTCATCGACTACGGCGTCGTCGGCGGCCTGATCCTCTTCGTGGTTATCGGCCTCGTGTCGGGCTTCCTCTACCGCGGGTTCTGCGGGGCCAGTCCGTTCGGCCTGCTGTTGTACCCGGTCGTGTTCACCGGCCTGCTGGAGTTGCCGCGCTACATGTACTGGACGCAGGGCCGGACCATGTACACACTGGTGGCGCTGATAACTCTGGCCATCATGCTGAGCCGATCTCAGGCGAAATCGACTGCCCTGGAACCTTATCCGACACTAAGCGGGTTACCGTCCTGA
- a CDS encoding teichoic acid transporter: MAGHHAVTQGHEATAELKRSFSWRVVAAAAGMISTFLLTVIVVRTLDDKDAAGFFAILAALSIGPLIGRLGLGPNAVRLIPAEQDHAKRRIIAGTHLRATALLTLPSAPVVSFFATAGLIGHGDFTPAFLLTTVIIVIETLRLMLSDIFAAYGRVPASVATMHYIRSTMVLPVVGVVAFTLERPTLTVLLSAYVAVAALQFVVALYYGRRDIAISKSVGIASLRAAIGSGTRLFSLELSAFLMMSGTIWLANMTFPAVTATHYSAAATIAMQVTILESLFALAVTPPAARLWADGKKDHVVRLLSNVATVNTAITICLVIALGLFGGLALQTAYGPSMRDASTLLVILAASGIVQAALNANISLLIIGGFINEVSRTAMIVLAIVLPCGIVAAIVGGPLPLAIVSSCGVALLSVAEWITARRVMDRAPRAHRHLIAAARELLERPPGSVALGT, from the coding sequence ATGGCGGGGCATCACGCCGTGACCCAGGGCCATGAGGCGACCGCCGAGCTCAAACGCAGCTTCTCGTGGCGGGTGGTCGCCGCGGCTGCGGGGATGATCTCCACCTTCCTGCTCACGGTCATCGTGGTCCGCACTCTCGACGACAAGGACGCAGCGGGCTTCTTCGCCATCCTGGCCGCGCTGTCCATCGGACCCCTCATCGGGCGACTTGGCCTGGGGCCCAACGCGGTTCGGTTGATCCCGGCCGAGCAAGACCACGCCAAACGGCGCATCATCGCCGGAACGCATCTGCGGGCAACAGCGCTACTGACATTGCCGTCGGCCCCGGTGGTGTCGTTCTTCGCCACCGCGGGCCTGATCGGCCACGGTGACTTCACCCCGGCGTTCTTACTGACCACCGTGATCATCGTGATCGAAACGCTGCGGCTGATGCTCAGCGACATCTTCGCCGCCTACGGCCGGGTGCCGGCGTCGGTGGCGACCATGCACTACATCCGCAGCACGATGGTGCTGCCCGTGGTCGGTGTGGTGGCGTTCACCCTGGAGCGCCCGACGTTGACCGTGCTGCTGTCGGCGTACGTGGCGGTGGCCGCGCTGCAGTTCGTCGTCGCCCTGTACTACGGACGCCGCGATATCGCGATCTCGAAGTCGGTCGGCATCGCTTCACTACGCGCCGCTATCGGCAGCGGCACCCGGCTGTTCAGCCTGGAGCTGTCGGCGTTCCTGATGATGTCGGGGACGATCTGGCTGGCGAACATGACGTTCCCCGCAGTCACCGCAACGCACTACTCGGCGGCCGCCACAATCGCCATGCAGGTCACCATCCTGGAGAGCCTCTTCGCCCTGGCCGTCACACCACCTGCGGCGCGCCTGTGGGCAGACGGTAAGAAGGACCACGTGGTGCGGCTGCTGTCCAACGTCGCCACGGTCAACACGGCGATCACCATTTGTCTGGTGATCGCGCTGGGCCTCTTTGGGGGCCTTGCCCTGCAGACCGCCTACGGACCGTCGATGCGCGACGCCAGCACGCTGCTGGTGATCCTGGCCGCCAGCGGCATCGTTCAGGCCGCGTTGAATGCCAACATCTCGCTGCTGATCATCGGCGGCTTCATCAACGAGGTCTCCCGCACCGCGATGATCGTGCTGGCGATCGTGCTGCCCTGCGGCATCGTCGCGGCCATCGTGGGAGGCCCGCTGCCGCTGGCCATCGTGTCCTCGTGCGGAGTTGCGCTGCTGTCGGTCGCCGAATGGATCACCGCGCGGCGGGTGATGGATCGCGCCCCTCGCGCCCACCGTCATCTCATCGCGGCCGCCCGTGAACTTCTGGAGCGCCCGCCCGGTTCGGTGGCGCTCGGCACGTGA
- a CDS encoding glycosyltransferase family 2 protein, which translates to MSAPAISLVCSTVGRTDALTRQLDALVACELAEQIEFILVDQSVEQACAQLVADRGLPGPWKVATSGRGASVGRNVGVGLATAPVIAFPDDNCWYAPDTVRRVLTVLAERPDIDGLSAKQVAADGSPSMLRWLDHEVEITRNNFMRTSICSTLFLRRAALPSAAPFDEGIGTGSPGWRGSGEESDLLLRLLAAGSTVLYRPDIVVYQDDDRTEPGEDYVDKMLRYGVGIGHLWRRHRLPVRILAYYSGRKVVGAVVRAARGERIRSRADRAYLRGTVAGWRGITP; encoded by the coding sequence ATGAGCGCTCCGGCCATCTCCCTGGTCTGTAGCACGGTCGGTCGGACGGATGCGCTCACACGCCAACTGGACGCGCTAGTTGCATGTGAGCTTGCCGAGCAGATCGAGTTCATCCTCGTCGATCAGAGCGTGGAGCAGGCATGCGCGCAGCTGGTGGCCGACCGCGGTCTGCCCGGTCCCTGGAAGGTGGCTACCAGCGGCCGGGGTGCCTCGGTCGGGCGCAACGTGGGCGTCGGGCTGGCCACCGCGCCGGTAATTGCCTTCCCCGACGACAACTGCTGGTATGCACCCGATACCGTGCGCAGGGTGTTGACTGTTCTTGCCGAGCGACCCGACATCGACGGCCTGTCGGCCAAGCAGGTTGCTGCCGACGGGTCGCCTTCGATGCTGCGCTGGCTGGACCATGAGGTCGAGATCACCAGGAACAACTTCATGCGCACCTCGATCTGCAGCACACTGTTCCTGCGGCGCGCGGCGCTGCCCTCGGCCGCCCCGTTCGACGAGGGCATTGGAACGGGATCGCCCGGCTGGCGGGGTTCCGGTGAGGAGTCCGACCTTCTACTGCGCCTGCTGGCTGCCGGAAGCACCGTGCTCTACCGCCCCGACATCGTCGTCTACCAGGATGACGACCGCACTGAACCGGGTGAGGATTACGTCGACAAGATGCTGCGCTATGGCGTGGGCATCGGTCATCTGTGGCGCAGGCACCGGCTGCCGGTGCGGATCCTCGCCTACTACTCGGGCCGCAAGGTTGTGGGTGCGGTCGTGCGGGCCGCGCGCGGCGAGCGGATCCGGTCCCGGGCCGATCGCGCCTACCTTCGCGGCACTGTGGCCGGATGGCGGGGCATCACGCCGTGA